In one window of Ovis aries strain OAR_USU_Benz2616 breed Rambouillet chromosome 3, ARS-UI_Ramb_v3.0, whole genome shotgun sequence DNA:
- the LOC114113773 gene encoding 17-beta-hydroxysteroid dehydrogenase type 6-like encodes MWLYLAVLVVLYYLLRWYRERKVVSHLRDKFIFITGCDSGFGNQLARQLDLRGLRVLAACLTEQGVEQLRKQTSDRLQTVILDVTKTESVAVATEWVKERVGDRGTAHISCLLLLSV; translated from the coding sequence ATGTGGCTGTACCTGGCGGTCCTCGTGGTCCTGTACTACCTCCTGCGCTGGTACCGGGAGAGGAAGGTGGTGAGCCACCTCCGGGACAAGTTCATCTTCATCACGGGCTGTGACTCGGGCTTCGGGAACCAGCTGGCCAGGCAGCTGGACCTGCGAGGCTTGAGAGTCCTGGCTGCGTGTCTGACGGAGCAGGGGGTGGAGCAGCTGAGGAAGCAGACATCAGACAGGCTGCAGACGGTGATCCTGGACGTCACCAAGACAGAGAGCGTCGCTGTGGCCACCGAGTGGGTGAAGGAGCGTGTGGGGGACAGAGGTACCGCCCACATTTCTTGTTTACTTCTTCTCTCTGTGTGA